The Eubacteriales bacterium genome window below encodes:
- a CDS encoding TIGR01906 family membrane protein, whose translation MKKATMFLASVVFSVSLILAILLTAIDIFAVNEGFYKTQYQRLDRAEAIGISEEELDEVTSVLLGYTKGERDDMDITASINGVSREVFNDREKSHMEDVRYLYLSAMIVRNIAVIISSVLLLLLIISKRHIWTAYFIRKSMIMFFIILALFLGIGAYAAIDFDSFWIMFHKIFFVNDLWLLDPSTDILILMVPSAFFESLVTVILATFGAGYILSLLIMYISYKSLKKRGYA comes from the coding sequence ATGAAAAAGGCGACTATGTTTTTAGCATCAGTGGTTTTCTCTGTTTCTCTGATACTTGCAATTTTGTTGACGGCTATAGACATTTTTGCCGTTAATGAGGGATTTTATAAAACTCAATATCAAAGATTAGACCGTGCAGAGGCGATAGGCATTTCGGAAGAAGAATTAGACGAAGTCACCTCTGTACTTTTAGGTTACACAAAAGGCGAAAGAGACGACATGGATATAACGGCGAGTATTAACGGCGTTTCAAGGGAAGTATTTAACGACCGTGAAAAAAGCCATATGGAAGACGTTCGCTATCTTTATTTAAGTGCAATGATAGTTAGAAATATCGCTGTTATAATTTCATCAGTCCTACTGCTTTTGTTGATAATTTCAAAAAGGCATATATGGACAGCATACTTCATTAGAAAATCTATGATTATGTTTTTTATAATTTTGGCGTTGTTTCTAGGCATAGGAGCTTATGCCGCAATAGATTTTGACTCTTTTTGGATAATGTTTCATAAGATATTCTTTGTAAACGACTTATGGCTTTTAGACCCTTCAACGGACATACTTATTTTAATGGTACCAAGCGCATTCTTTGAAAGCCTGGTCACAGTCATACTGGCAACTTTTGGTGCGGGATACATTTTGTCATTGCTAATTATGTATATAAGCTATAAGAGCCTTAAAAAAAGAGGTTATGCATGA
- the sigH gene encoding RNA polymerase sporulation sigma factor SigH, which yields MPNEYINKPAGSPENGVKLDKKAYLLGYKLMKDEDVAFLANDGDGLALEYLLNKYKNFAKAKAKSYFIIGADKEDIVQEGMIGLYKAIRDFKEGKQCCFRAFAELCITRQIITAIKSATRQKHIFLNSYVSLSKPVYDEESDKTLMDLIPTARAQDPEEIFIDKENFDHMEVKIDGMLSPLEKRVLACYLEGKSYIEISSELGKSIKSVDNALQRIKAKLEKFL from the coding sequence TTGCCAAATGAATATATAAACAAGCCGGCCGGATCACCTGAAAATGGCGTTAAACTTGATAAAAAGGCCTATCTTCTTGGTTATAAACTTATGAAAGATGAAGACGTAGCATTTTTGGCAAATGATGGGGACGGATTGGCGCTTGAATATCTGCTTAATAAGTATAAGAATTTTGCAAAGGCAAAGGCAAAGTCTTATTTCATTATTGGAGCAGACAAAGAAGATATAGTACAGGAAGGTATGATCGGGCTATATAAGGCTATCCGCGACTTTAAAGAAGGTAAACAGTGCTGTTTCAGGGCATTCGCAGAGCTTTGCATAACCCGTCAGATAATAACTGCTATTAAATCGGCTACTCGGCAAAAACATATATTTTTAAATTCATATGTGTCTTTAAGCAAGCCGGTTTACGATGAAGAGTCTGATAAGACCTTAATGGATCTGATACCTACTGCAAGGGCGCAGGACCCTGAAGAGATCTTTATAGATAAAGAGAATTTTGACCATATGGAAGTCAAGATAGATGGGATGCTCTCCCCGCTTGAAAAGAGGGTTTTGGCATGTTATCTAGAAGGTAAAAGCTATATAGAGATATCTAGTGAACTTGGCAAATCTATAAAGTCTGTTGACAATGCGCTCCAAAGGATTAAAGCGAAATTAGAAAAGTTTTTATAA
- the rlmB gene encoding 23S rRNA (guanosine(2251)-2'-O)-methyltransferase RlmB, with amino-acid sequence MDSDDIIYGRNTVREAVKSGRSIDKVIIAEGTTDGSIKEIEGLARDRKIVVIKKDKRYLDEICMPFGRNNITANHQGVAAFVSALEYAEVEDIISAAQDKDSSLIILLDGVTDINNVGAIIRSAECLGADGIIMAKRRSAPLNSAANKASCGALEYVKVARVSNISQALDKLKQAGYWTAAAVMDGQDVLKTDLSGKIALVIGDEGEGISPLVSKNCDYKVSIELMGKIESLNASAAAAVLMFEKRRQDKTKNLT; translated from the coding sequence ATGGACAGTGATGATATAATATATGGAAGGAATACCGTAAGAGAAGCGGTAAAAAGCGGCCGAAGTATCGACAAGGTAATAATTGCCGAAGGTACTACGGACGGATCAATAAAAGAGATAGAAGGACTTGCACGGGATAGAAAAATAGTAGTAATAAAAAAAGACAAAAGGTATTTAGACGAAATTTGTATGCCGTTCGGACGAAATAATATAACGGCTAACCATCAGGGTGTAGCGGCATTCGTAAGCGCGCTTGAATATGCAGAAGTTGAAGATATAATTTCAGCAGCACAAGATAAAGATTCTTCGCTTATAATACTGCTTGACGGAGTTACCGATATAAACAATGTAGGTGCTATAATAAGAAGTGCCGAGTGTCTTGGGGCGGATGGCATAATTATGGCAAAGCGCCGCAGTGCCCCTTTAAACAGTGCGGCCAATAAGGCTTCCTGCGGGGCGCTTGAATATGTAAAAGTCGCAAGGGTTTCAAATATTTCGCAGGCGCTTGATAAATTAAAGCAGGCAGGTTACTGGACAGCTGCAGCGGTTATGGACGGGCAGGACGTTTTAAAAACAGACCTAAGCGGCAAGATAGCATTGGTTATCGGAGATGAGGGCGAGGGAATAAGCCCGCTTGTCTCTAAAAACTGTGATTATAAAGTAAGTATTGAACTTATGGGAAAGATAGAATCGCTTAATGCCTCGGCAGCGGCAGCGGTTTTGATGTTTGAGAAGAGAAGGCAGGATAAAACAAAAAATTTGACTTAA
- the thyX gene encoding FAD-dependent thymidylate synthase — protein sequence MGQVKSRVYLLTHTPNPEEAIALCAKLCYSDAEIKEIANGISADKCAGFIKTLIKMNHLAPIEHASFTFGIEGVSRALLAQITRHRLASFCVKSQRYVGAKNEQGVFAYVVPPSIEALGEEAVLKFNSQMNTLQGWYNEWVDALGNAGEKSNEDARFVLPNACETKIIVTMNARELLHFFELRCCFRAQWEIREVAWEMFRLVYKVAPNIFSLGGPSCINHTCNEGKMSCGRSAESKKRFWEMTNGQ from the coding sequence GTGGGACAAGTTAAAAGTAGGGTGTATCTTCTTACTCATACGCCGAATCCGGAAGAGGCAATAGCACTTTGCGCTAAATTATGCTATTCAGATGCGGAGATAAAAGAGATAGCTAATGGTATTTCAGCGGATAAATGCGCGGGCTTTATAAAAACGCTTATAAAGATGAACCATTTGGCGCCGATAGAACATGCTTCTTTTACATTTGGCATAGAAGGGGTTTCAAGGGCTCTTTTAGCACAGATAACGCGGCACCGCTTGGCCAGCTTTTGTGTGAAATCCCAGCGGTATGTGGGGGCGAAAAACGAGCAGGGGGTTTTTGCATACGTAGTTCCGCCTTCTATTGAGGCGCTTGGGGAAGAGGCAGTTTTAAAATTTAACAGCCAGATGAATACCTTGCAAGGCTGGTATAACGAGTGGGTAGATGCGCTTGGAAATGCAGGTGAGAAGTCTAATGAAGATGCCAGGTTCGTATTGCCAAATGCCTGCGAGACCAAGATAATAGTCACCATGAATGCGAGGGAGCTTTTACATTTCTTTGAGTTAAGGTGCTGTTTCAGGGCGCAATGGGAGATAAGGGAAGTTGCCTGGGAGATGTTTAGGCTTGTATACAAAGTTGCTCCTAACATATTTTCATTAGGCGGCCCTTCATGTATAAACCATACTTGCAACGAGGGAAAGATGAGCTGCGGCAGATCAGCAGAATCAAAGAAACGTTTTTGGGAGATGACAAATGGACAGTGA
- a CDS encoding ribonuclease III domain-containing protein, producing the protein MQNNFDEKFNISLLPLKEQEASQLNAIELAYLGDTVYDLYVRSFLVKNDLGVISAIHQKAADIVNARAQNKSFKQVFEILTEQEKEVFTRGRNAKSSVPKNMTVNDYRHATGFETLIGYLYITGKKSRLDELFKIILSDFFKE; encoded by the coding sequence ATGCAAAATAATTTTGATGAAAAATTTAATATTTCGCTTTTACCGTTAAAAGAGCAGGAAGCAAGTCAGTTAAATGCAATAGAGTTAGCCTATTTGGGCGACACTGTCTATGATTTGTACGTACGCTCTTTTTTAGTGAAAAACGATTTGGGAGTAATATCCGCCATTCATCAAAAAGCAGCGGATATAGTAAATGCCAGAGCACAGAACAAAAGTTTTAAGCAAGTATTTGAAATACTGACAGAACAGGAAAAAGAAGTATTTACACGCGGGAGAAACGCAAAATCAAGCGTGCCCAAAAACATGACGGTCAACGACTACCGGCATGCGACAGGATTTGAGACTTTGATAGGCTATTTATATATAACAGGTAAAAAAAGCAGGCTGGATGAACTGTTTAAGATAATATTGAGCGATTTTTTTAAGGAGTGA
- a CDS encoding N-acetylmuramoyl-L-alanine amidase, whose translation MPKKIKPEKFLTTLVILFFFIAVVLVLFELNSEGTLATLGQDLTNDTQDTVNTTDDAESNVGELFRGLCIVVDAGHGGFDSGAIGTFTGAKEADINLAVSKNLKGILESAGATVVMTRDTDEALGTTKDSDMQARGVIVCQGEVDFMLSIHMNKYVDSSVGGPQVFSYPGSEVSKELAEALQDRLNELSEHKPRVAKEENFYILRAGNSPAVLVECGFLSNEEDDELLSTDSYQQEVARTIFNGLKDFLEEQN comes from the coding sequence ATGCCGAAAAAAATTAAACCTGAGAAATTTTTAACTACTTTGGTAATTTTATTTTTCTTTATCGCTGTAGTTTTGGTTTTATTTGAACTTAACAGTGAAGGAACTTTGGCCACTCTTGGGCAGGATTTAACAAACGATACGCAGGATACTGTAAATACAACTGATGATGCTGAAAGTAACGTAGGAGAGTTGTTTAGAGGCCTTTGCATCGTTGTAGATGCAGGGCATGGCGGGTTTGATTCCGGTGCTATCGGCACATTTACAGGTGCAAAAGAAGCTGATATCAATTTAGCAGTTAGTAAAAACTTAAAGGGTATACTTGAAAGTGCCGGAGCGACAGTTGTTATGACCAGGGATACAGACGAAGCACTTGGTACCACTAAAGATAGTGATATGCAGGCAAGAGGAGTGATAGTATGCCAGGGAGAAGTAGACTTTATGCTAAGTATACATATGAACAAATATGTAGATTCAAGCGTAGGCGGCCCGCAGGTATTTTCATATCCGGGGTCGGAAGTGTCAAAAGAGCTTGCAGAGGCTTTACAGGATAGATTAAACGAGCTATCCGAACATAAACCAAGGGTTGCAAAAGAGGAAAACTTTTATATACTAAGAGCGGGCAACTCACCTGCAGTATTAGTAGAGTGCGGTTTTTTATCTAACGAGGAGGATGACGAACTCCTTTCAACAGACAGTTATCAGCAGGAAGTAGCCAGGACTATTTTTAATGGCCTTAAGGATTTTTTGGAGGAACAAAACTAA
- a CDS encoding TrpB-like pyridoxal phosphate-dependent enzyme: MIKNTPRRVFLDEKSLPKQWYNIAADMPNKIHPYLSPVTKQPAQPSDLSAIFPMALIEQEMSTERFIDIPEELQEMYKVFRPSPLVRAKDLEKALDTPARIYFKYEGANTSGSHKLNTAMAQAYYNKKEGIKKLTTETGAGQWGSALSIACAKLGMECTVFMVRVSYDQKPYRKILMRTYGADIYSSPSNVTEVGKAILAKDPDCSGSLAIAISEAVEVAAKNSDTNYSLGSVLNHVILHQTIIGQEAKKQFEVMDDYPDIIIGCNGGGSNFGGIAYPFMMDKLRDNKEIEFIAIEPTACPKLTKGVFAYDYGDMSMFTPLMKTYTLGHEYMPDGIHAGGLRYHGDSPLLGQLYHDKLIKAEAKDQVDVFDSAILFARTEGILPAPESAHAIASVIAHAKELKERGEAKTILFNLSGHGDFDLAAYEEYMAGKLKKINYTDEQLHSGLSSIPKL; the protein is encoded by the coding sequence ATGATTAAAAACACACCAAGAAGAGTATTTTTAGACGAGAAGAGCCTTCCAAAACAATGGTACAACATTGCGGCAGATATGCCGAACAAAATCCACCCTTATTTAAGCCCGGTAACTAAACAACCAGCGCAGCCAAGTGATTTATCTGCGATTTTTCCAATGGCACTCATCGAACAGGAGATGTCTACGGAACGTTTTATTGATATACCGGAAGAACTGCAGGAGATGTATAAGGTCTTTAGGCCGTCTCCGCTTGTTAGGGCAAAAGATTTAGAAAAAGCGCTTGATACGCCGGCACGTATATATTTTAAATACGAAGGTGCAAATACATCGGGAAGCCATAAGTTAAATACTGCTATGGCGCAAGCTTATTACAATAAAAAAGAAGGAATAAAAAAACTGACTACGGAAACAGGTGCAGGCCAGTGGGGTTCTGCGCTGTCCATTGCATGTGCTAAGTTAGGCATGGAATGTACTGTATTCATGGTTAGAGTTTCTTATGACCAAAAACCATATAGAAAGATACTCATGAGAACATACGGGGCAGATATCTATTCAAGCCCAAGCAATGTTACTGAAGTTGGCAAAGCCATTTTAGCAAAAGACCCTGATTGCAGCGGAAGTTTAGCTATAGCTATAAGCGAAGCTGTTGAAGTTGCTGCAAAGAACAGCGACACAAACTATTCATTAGGAAGCGTTTTAAACCATGTAATACTGCATCAGACAATAATAGGTCAGGAAGCTAAAAAGCAGTTTGAGGTAATGGATGATTATCCAGATATCATAATCGGATGCAACGGTGGCGGATCTAACTTTGGCGGTATTGCATATCCTTTCATGATGGATAAGTTAAGAGATAACAAAGAAATAGAATTTATAGCAATAGAGCCAACAGCTTGCCCAAAACTCACAAAAGGCGTCTTTGCATATGACTACGGCGATATGTCTATGTTCACACCGCTCATGAAAACATATACCTTAGGGCATGAGTATATGCCAGACGGTATACACGCGGGCGGCCTTAGGTATCACGGAGATTCTCCGTTATTAGGCCAGCTTTATCATGACAAGTTAATAAAGGCGGAAGCTAAGGATCAGGTAGACGTATTCGACTCTGCTATACTTTTTGCAAGAACAGAAGGAATACTTCCGGCACCTGAATCTGCACATGCAATAGCAAGTGTAATAGCACATGCTAAGGAGCTAAAAGAAAGAGGCGAGGCTAAGACAATATTGTTTAACTTAAGCGGCCACGGCGATTTCGATTTGGCGGCATATGAAGAGTATATGGCAGGCAAACTTAAGAAAATCAACTACACAGATGAGCAGTTGCATTCCGGGCTTAGTTCTATACCTAAACTTTAA
- a CDS encoding glycine--tRNA ligase: MQKSMDKIISLCKQRGFIFSGSEIYGGLANTWDYGPLGVEFKNNVKAAWWNKFIHKSPYNIGLDCAILMNPQVWVASGHVGGFNDPLMDCKACHERFRADKIIEDYVNENGLDIDINGASNDRLEEIIKEYAIPCPSCGKNDFTKIRKFNLMFKTFQGVTEDSAAEIYLRPETAQGIFVNFKNVMRVSRKKLPFGIGQIGKSFRNEITPGNFTFRTREFEQMELEFFCAPEEEFKWFKYWKDYCHNWLLNLGLKQENIKLRDHEKEELSHYSNATTDIEYLFPFGWGELWGIADRTDFDLKQHQNHSGENLEYIDPENGKRFLPYCIEPSLGADRVALAFLCDAYDEETLESGDIRTVLHLHPALSPFKAAVLPLQKKLSPKADKVYEKLSSCFNTDYDLTGSIGKRYRRQDEIGTPYCITVDFDTLNDDTVTVRDRDTMQQLRMKIDEVAPFILTKLRF; encoded by the coding sequence ATGCAAAAATCCATGGACAAGATAATCAGCTTATGCAAACAGCGCGGTTTTATATTTTCAGGGTCCGAAATTTATGGTGGTCTTGCCAATACCTGGGACTACGGCCCTTTAGGCGTAGAATTTAAAAATAACGTTAAAGCGGCATGGTGGAATAAGTTTATACATAAGTCTCCCTATAACATAGGGCTTGACTGTGCAATTTTAATGAACCCGCAAGTTTGGGTAGCATCCGGGCACGTCGGCGGATTCAACGACCCTTTGATGGACTGCAAAGCCTGCCACGAAAGGTTTAGAGCAGACAAAATAATAGAAGACTATGTCAATGAAAATGGCCTTGACATCGATATAAACGGAGCCTCAAACGACAGGCTCGAAGAGATAATAAAAGAATACGCCATACCCTGCCCTTCCTGCGGTAAAAACGATTTTACAAAAATAAGAAAGTTTAACTTAATGTTTAAGACTTTCCAAGGCGTTACGGAGGATTCTGCTGCGGAAATTTACCTTCGCCCGGAAACGGCGCAGGGCATTTTTGTCAATTTCAAAAATGTTATGAGGGTATCCAGAAAAAAACTGCCTTTTGGCATCGGCCAAATAGGCAAATCATTTAGAAATGAAATCACTCCGGGCAACTTTACCTTCAGAACAAGGGAATTCGAACAGATGGAACTTGAGTTTTTCTGTGCTCCGGAAGAAGAATTTAAGTGGTTTAAGTATTGGAAGGACTATTGTCACAACTGGCTTTTAAACCTAGGTTTAAAACAAGAAAATATAAAACTAAGAGACCACGAAAAAGAAGAGCTTTCGCATTACTCAAATGCAACTACAGACATAGAATATCTATTCCCGTTCGGCTGGGGCGAGCTCTGGGGCATTGCGGACAGAACGGATTTTGACTTAAAACAGCATCAGAACCATTCCGGTGAAAACTTAGAGTATATAGACCCTGAAAACGGAAAGCGCTTTTTGCCGTATTGCATAGAGCCGTCTCTTGGTGCAGACCGTGTTGCTCTTGCATTTTTATGCGACGCATACGACGAAGAAACTCTTGAGTCCGGTGATATAAGGACAGTTCTTCACCTGCATCCGGCCCTTTCTCCTTTTAAAGCTGCGGTATTGCCGCTTCAAAAGAAACTTTCACCCAAGGCAGATAAAGTTTATGAAAAGCTCTCTTCCTGCTTTAATACAGATTATGACTTAACCGGAAGCATAGGGAAAAGATACCGCCGCCAGGATGAAATAGGAACTCCTTACTGCATAACAGTAGACTTCGATACTTTAAACGATGACACCGTTACAGTTAGAGACAGGGATACTATGCAACAGCTGCGTATGAAGATCGATGAAGTAGCGCCGTTTATCTTAACAAAACTCAGGTTTTAA
- a CDS encoding chorion class high-cysteine HCB protein 13, whose amino-acid sequence MGCGCDNNNCLWIILLLCCCCGNGNNSFFGGSGCGDNSCSCILPIIILLCCCGGCGCSKC is encoded by the coding sequence ATGGGTTGTGGTTGCGATAACAATAATTGCCTTTGGATTATCTTACTACTTTGCTGCTGCTGTGGGAATGGTAATAATTCCTTTTTCGGAGGAAGCGGGTGTGGAGACAATTCCTGTAGCTGCATCTTACCTATCATCATACTTCTCTGCTGCTGCGGCGGGTGCGGATGCTCAAAGTGCTAG
- a CDS encoding tryptophan-rich sensory protein yields MNNRIFFALKIILVSILTLFCLMLSESFAMDPTFYEGLKKTVFKVNSEVLLVARCMCMLSLAISFSIYLSSKDVSTLSDALLFFLLTLMLFPLYSYIFYQLESLNGALLTLGILFVSSVVLFERVFEKNKVCSYIILPTILWIGFCLFLNYELAFLN; encoded by the coding sequence ATGAACAATCGTATTTTCTTTGCCTTAAAGATAATCTTGGTATCTATTCTCACTCTGTTTTGCTTAATGCTGTCTGAAAGTTTCGCTATGGACCCTACGTTTTACGAAGGCCTTAAAAAAACTGTATTTAAAGTAAACAGCGAAGTCCTTTTAGTTGCACGCTGCATGTGTATGCTCTCTCTCGCAATATCCTTTTCTATATACTTATCAAGCAAAGACGTATCAACTTTAAGCGATGCGCTTTTGTTTTTCCTGCTTACCTTGATGCTCTTCCCATTATATAGCTATATATTTTATCAATTAGAAAGCTTAAACGGCGCCCTTTTGACACTTGGAATATTGTTCGTATCCTCAGTTGTATTGTTTGAACGGGTATTTGAAAAAAATAAAGTATGCTCTTATATAATACTTCCTACCATCCTTTGGATAGGCTTTTGCCTTTTTCTAAACTACGAGCTTGCATTTCTCAACTAA
- a CDS encoding ECF transporter S component, which translates to MNSKTKKLVLNSALAAICIVLGVTPIGYIPIGPVQITLLCLPVAVGTLTLGLRSGLFLGFIFGATIFFQMLAAPTAVITVLMSDSLFWVKMPLIIFIPRLLVPIATYLVYKAMSKSDKHNYLSLTVSSVAASLTNTVFFLGMLLALFINISAVNLAFVGSLVLTNGIPEAIFMGIICPPIVRALKHIQI; encoded by the coding sequence ATGAACAGTAAAACAAAAAAATTGGTGCTCAATAGCGCCCTGGCAGCAATCTGTATCGTCCTTGGTGTAACGCCTATCGGCTATATACCGATAGGGCCAGTACAAATAACGCTGCTTTGCCTGCCTGTTGCAGTCGGCACGCTTACCTTAGGTTTAAGAAGCGGCCTTTTTCTTGGATTTATATTTGGTGCAACAATCTTTTTTCAGATGCTGGCAGCCCCAACTGCCGTGATAACCGTCTTGATGTCTGATTCTTTATTCTGGGTAAAGATGCCTTTAATAATCTTTATCCCGCGGTTATTGGTACCAATAGCCACTTATCTCGTATACAAAGCCATGTCTAAAAGTGACAAACACAATTATTTGTCTCTGACCGTTTCATCAGTTGCAGCGTCACTTACGAACACAGTGTTTTTCTTAGGCATGCTGCTTGCCCTGTTTATTAACATATCGGCTGTAAATTTAGCATTTGTCGGATCTTTGGTTCTAACAAACGGCATCCCGGAAGCTATTTTTATGGGAATAATTTGCCCGCCGATCGTTAGAGCCCTTAAGCATATACAAATATAA
- a CDS encoding type III pantothenate kinase, with the protein MIFVLDLGNTNIKCGVFKEDKLIHSFKLSTLADKTADEYGIVICASLERYNISPSDINGVIISSVIPSVNYTLDHMCRMYFNIRPMFVSPGIKTGINIKYKDPKELGADRIVNAVASYNLYGGPTIIIDFGTATTFGVISKEGDFLGGAICPGIKIATEALTKNAAKLPHVELTVPESVIGTGTITSMQSGIIFGYVGTVEYLITKMKENVPKAKVVATGGLFNIVAPLTKKIDIINPTLTLTGLNILYKKNFTQN; encoded by the coding sequence GTGATTTTTGTTTTGGATTTAGGAAACACTAATATAAAGTGCGGTGTCTTTAAAGAAGATAAGCTTATACATTCATTTAAATTAAGTACTTTAGCTGATAAAACAGCAGATGAATATGGAATAGTGATATGCGCATCTTTAGAAAGATACAATATTTCACCATCTGATATAAACGGTGTTATAATTTCTTCTGTCATTCCGTCCGTTAATTATACTTTAGACCATATGTGCCGTATGTACTTTAACATAAGGCCCATGTTCGTAAGCCCCGGCATAAAGACCGGTATAAATATAAAGTATAAGGACCCAAAAGAGTTAGGAGCGGATAGGATCGTTAATGCAGTTGCCTCTTATAACCTTTACGGAGGCCCTACAATTATCATAGACTTTGGAACAGCCACAACTTTTGGCGTTATATCAAAAGAAGGGGATTTTTTGGGTGGGGCGATATGCCCCGGGATCAAAATAGCTACGGAAGCACTTACAAAAAATGCAGCCAAGCTGCCCCATGTGGAATTGACCGTACCGGAAAGTGTAATTGGCACCGGTACAATAACTTCCATGCAATCCGGTATTATATTTGGATATGTAGGTACGGTGGAATACTTGATTACTAAAATGAAAGAAAATGTCCCGAAGGCTAAAGTCGTCGCTACGGGCGGGCTATTTAATATAGTTGCGCCGCTGACTAAAAAGATAGACATAATAAACCCTACTCTTACTTTAACCGGGCTAAACATCTTATATAAAAAGAATTTTACTCAGAATTGA
- a CDS encoding homoserine dehydrogenase, whose translation MKSVNIDLLGLGNVGSGVYKILSGNKKDIMHREGLDINIKKILVRDKTKKRLVDVPESLLTEDFNDIINDNTVSIIAESIGGVEPAKDYIMRAMKSGKSVVTANKELIAKHWPVLNKTAQDNGVGLYFEASVCGGIPIIRTIWDSLQANNFSYIMGIINGTTNYILSTMMEQGRDYLDVLKEAQAKGYAEPDPKNDVEGYDAVYKLSILSSLAFHARVPLEFIYSEGITNITREDIDSARELGYVIKLLAIGKKSENTIEVRVHPTMIKASHPLASVRDAFNAVFMYGSAVGEMMLYGKGAGDLPTGSAVVSDIIMASRCSEHRYTTFKNTESVSNDITFNNNWQSAFYVNMISMDRPGVLAKVAGIFAKYNVSVASVIQKNRNSSEVPLIFITHKAKEISFKQAISEIKELSDVIAIKNTIRVED comes from the coding sequence TTGAAGAGTGTAAATATAGATTTACTTGGTCTTGGCAACGTCGGTTCTGGCGTGTATAAGATTTTATCCGGAAATAAAAAAGACATTATGCATAGAGAAGGGCTCGATATTAACATAAAAAAGATATTGGTCCGCGACAAAACTAAAAAGCGCTTGGTAGATGTACCTGAGTCTTTACTCACTGAAGATTTCAACGATATCATAAACGACAATACCGTTTCTATAATCGCAGAGTCCATAGGCGGCGTAGAACCTGCAAAAGACTATATAATGCGTGCTATGAAAAGCGGCAAGTCAGTCGTCACTGCTAATAAGGAGCTAATAGCAAAACACTGGCCGGTTCTTAATAAAACTGCCCAGGATAACGGCGTTGGTTTATACTTTGAGGCAAGCGTGTGCGGTGGGATCCCGATTATAAGAACTATCTGGGATTCTCTACAGGCTAATAATTTCTCTTATATAATGGGGATAATAAACGGGACGACAAACTATATACTCTCAACTATGATGGAGCAAGGCCGGGATTATCTAGATGTCTTAAAAGAGGCGCAGGCTAAGGGCTATGCCGAGCCAGACCCTAAAAACGACGTAGAAGGTTACGACGCAGTATATAAACTGTCCATACTTTCTTCACTTGCTTTCCACGCACGTGTTCCGCTTGAATTCATATACAGTGAGGGCATAACTAACATAACAAGGGAAGACATAGACAGTGCAAGAGAGCTTGGGTACGTCATAAAGCTTTTGGCCATCGGCAAAAAAAGTGAAAACACCATTGAAGTGCGCGTCCACCCTACTATGATAAAGGCCTCCCATCCGCTTGCTAGCGTACGTGATGCATTTAATGCAGTATTTATGTACGGCAGTGCAGTTGGCGAGATGATGCTGTATGGAAAAGGTGCAGGAGACCTGCCTACTGGAAGCGCAGTCGTCTCAGACATTATAATGGCAAGCAGGTGTAGCGAGCATAGGTATACAACATTTAAAAATACGGAAAGCGTATCAAACGATATAACGTTTAACAACAACTGGCAAAGCGCTTTTTACGTCAATATGATCTCTATGGACAGGCCGGGCGTATTAGCCAAAGTTGCCGGGATATTTGCCAAATATAATGTAAGTGTTGCTTCTGTTATACAAAAAAACAGGAACTCTTCTGAAGTGCCACTTATATTTATAACACACAAGGCAAAAGAAATTTCGTTTAAACAGGCTATTTCAGAAATAAAAGAACTAAGCGATGTAATAGCCATTAAAAACAC